From a region of the Bacteroidota bacterium genome:
- a CDS encoding carboxypeptidase regulatory-like domain-containing protein, giving the protein MKKLPLSNLQRLLPLLMLCALVSTTRLHAKANLLPDTLLGDAEYYLELRGKIMEWKGEQRDDEKQVLDSAVVQVINQQNKVCIEGFSDSKGRLAFKLPLGRSFTISISKPGYVKKLIRVETYVPAEDRKVFTFTFNIDIFEKIEKLDVSVLSKPISRIRYRPLSKDFDYDKEYTAKVNGDLQKMYNEYYALRRAEERRQTAEREAARRDSLRAAAKAGSDSVPAKKQTPPPPAATPRLQSILHNRMHNSQ; this is encoded by the coding sequence ATGAAAAAACTGCCCCTCAGCAACTTACAGCGGCTATTGCCGTTGCTAATGCTATGCGCGCTCGTAAGCACCACCCGGCTTCATGCAAAAGCAAATTTATTGCCCGACACCTTACTGGGTGATGCGGAATATTATCTCGAACTGCGCGGAAAAATTATGGAGTGGAAAGGCGAACAGCGCGACGACGAAAAACAGGTACTTGATAGTGCTGTTGTACAAGTAATAAACCAGCAAAACAAGGTTTGCATCGAAGGGTTTTCAGACAGCAAGGGGCGTTTGGCGTTTAAACTTCCGCTTGGCCGCTCGTTTACCATTTCCATTTCCAAACCGGGCTATGTGAAAAAACTAATTCGCGTGGAAACGTATGTACCTGCCGAAGACCGGAAAGTATTTACGTTTACCTTTAATATTGATATTTTCGAGAAGATTGAAAAGCTGGATGTATCGGTGCTGAGCAAACCGATTTCGCGCATCCGTTACCGGCCGCTGAGCAAGGATTTTGATTACGATAAAGAATACACCGCCAAAGTAAACGGCGATTTGCAAAAGATGTATAACGAGTATTACGCCCTTCGCCGCGCCGAAGAGCGCCGCCAAACAGCCGAACGTGAGGCCGCACGCCGTGATTCATTGCGCGCTGCTGCAAAAGCAGGCAGTGATTCTGTGCCGGCCAAAAAGCAAACACCACCCCCACCTGCTGCCACTCCCCGTTTGCAAAGCATACTGCACAATCGGATGCATAACTCGCAATAG
- a CDS encoding RNA methyltransferase encodes MNRKLTTGEMGRKSVDEFRQAGKTPLIFVLDNVRSALNTGSVFRTADAFLLHELVLCGYTATPPHRELQKTALGAADTVSWRHFEHTADAVEQLKQEGWTVVAAEQTAQSTALDQWPVTPGQKLAVVFGNEVEGVQQDVINCCAGTLEIPQHGAKHSLNISVCAGIMAWELSRKLNTQ; translated from the coding sequence ATGAACAGAAAGCTCACCACCGGGGAGATGGGGCGAAAATCAGTTGATGAATTTCGTCAGGCCGGAAAAACACCATTGATTTTTGTGCTCGATAATGTGCGGAGTGCGCTGAACACAGGTTCTGTGTTTCGTACGGCCGATGCGTTTCTGCTTCATGAACTGGTGTTGTGCGGCTACACGGCCACACCGCCCCACCGCGAATTACAGAAAACCGCGTTGGGCGCTGCCGACACGGTGAGCTGGCGGCATTTTGAGCATACAGCTGATGCTGTGGAACAACTTAAACAGGAAGGCTGGACAGTAGTTGCCGCTGAGCAAACTGCACAAAGCACGGCTCTGGACCAATGGCCGGTAACGCCCGGACAGAAACTTGCCGTTGTATTTGGCAACGAAGTGGAAGGCGTGCAGCAGGATGTAATTAACTGCTGCGCTGGCACGCTCGAAATTCCTCAGCACGGGGCCAAGCATTCGCTCAATATTTCTGTTTGTGCGGGAATAATGGCATGGGAACTCAGCCGAAAACTGAATACGCAGTAA
- a CDS encoding PHP domain-containing protein — protein sequence MTTEAIAEALKLTAQLQELHGENPFKVKALSSAAYTLDKTNMELSGKSLEELEAIKGIGKSIAAKIVELQHTGTTAELAALLEKTPPGVVEMLDIKGIGPKKVAQLWHELGAESPGELLYACLENRLTDLKGFGAKTQEQVKKAIEFKLSSRGKFHYASALPVAEAVKNTLLSSGIARVEITGAVRRCVEVIDSIELVAQTDAPVNYELTTNTLQLPVTVHICKAEEFAAVLFRTTAAPDFLLQLERQQLHIPPAATTEAEIFTALSLPEIAPELREGRGELALAAAGKLPTLITVADLRGNLHNHSTYSDGVHTLAEMAKAAQQLGFSYYGCCDHSQSAFYAQGLKPERVLEQFAEIDSLNAQYNGSFKIFKGIESDILHDGSLDYDNDLLKQFDFIVASVHSGLKMDKEKATRRLLKAIENPYTRILGHPTGRLLLSREGYPIDHEMVIDACAANGVAIELNAHPWRLDIDWRWIPYCLEKNVLISINPDAHATDGLRDVQWGVAAARKGMLSAEHCLNAKSLTEFENWLARK from the coding sequence ACGCTTGATAAAACCAATATGGAGCTGAGCGGAAAATCGCTTGAAGAGCTGGAGGCGATTAAAGGTATCGGCAAAAGCATTGCGGCAAAAATTGTGGAGCTTCAGCACACCGGTACTACGGCCGAGCTTGCGGCACTGCTTGAGAAAACGCCGCCGGGTGTGGTGGAAATGCTCGATATTAAAGGCATAGGCCCCAAGAAAGTGGCGCAGCTCTGGCACGAACTCGGTGCCGAATCGCCGGGTGAGCTTTTGTACGCCTGCCTCGAAAACCGGCTGACTGACCTCAAGGGCTTCGGTGCCAAAACACAGGAGCAGGTAAAAAAAGCCATTGAGTTCAAGCTCAGCAGCAGGGGCAAATTTCACTACGCCTCTGCCCTGCCTGTAGCCGAAGCCGTAAAAAACACACTGCTCAGTTCAGGCATTGCCCGCGTGGAAATTACAGGTGCCGTGCGCCGCTGCGTGGAAGTGATTGACAGCATTGAACTGGTGGCGCAAACCGATGCGCCCGTGAATTACGAACTCACCACTAACACTCTTCAGCTGCCGGTTACGGTGCACATCTGTAAAGCGGAAGAATTTGCAGCCGTGCTTTTCCGCACCACTGCCGCACCCGATTTTCTGCTGCAGCTCGAACGGCAACAGCTGCACATACCGCCCGCAGCCACTACTGAAGCCGAAATCTTTACCGCGCTCAGCCTGCCCGAAATTGCCCCCGAACTCCGCGAAGGACGCGGCGAACTGGCGCTGGCGGCGGCCGGCAAACTACCCACGCTCATTACCGTAGCCGACCTGCGCGGAAACCTGCACAACCACAGCACCTACAGCGATGGCGTACACACACTGGCCGAAATGGCAAAAGCCGCTCAGCAACTCGGCTTCAGCTACTACGGCTGCTGCGACCATTCGCAATCGGCTTTCTATGCGCAAGGCCTGAAGCCCGAACGCGTGCTTGAACAGTTTGCCGAAATAGACAGCCTCAATGCACAATACAACGGAAGCTTTAAAATTTTCAAAGGCATTGAGTCCGATATTCTGCACGATGGCAGCCTCGACTACGATAATGACCTGCTGAAACAGTTCGATTTCATTGTGGCCTCGGTACACAGCGGCCTGAAAATGGATAAGGAAAAAGCCACACGCCGCCTGCTCAAAGCCATCGAAAACCCATACACCCGCATTCTCGGCCACCCCACTGGCCGCCTCCTGCTCTCGCGCGAGGGCTACCCGATAGACCACGAAATGGTAATCGACGCCTGTGCTGCAAACGGCGTAGCCATCGAACTCAATGCACATCCCTGGCGCCTCGATATCGACTGGCGCTGGATTCCGTATTGCCTCGAAAAAAATGTACTTATCAGCATCAACCCCGATGCACACGCCACAGACGGCCTGCGCGATGTGCAGTGGGGCGTGGCAGCCGCCCGCAAAGGCATGCTCTCCGCCGAACATTGCCTCAACGCTAAATCGCTCACCGAATTTGAAAACTGGCTGGCCAGAAAATAG
- the folP gene encoding dihydropteroate synthase: protein MTKPEDTHFKLTANGRVLALQKPVVMGILNLTPDSFFDGGRYTTADAALAQTERMVAEGAAIIDLGAVSTRPGSQAPDEAEEWRRIYEVLPLLRRRFPHIWLSADTYRASVVQKAAAEGIDMINDISGGGMDAALMQAVAQTGLPYILMHMQGTPATMQHEPHYNNVVAEVSRWFDEKIAILQAQGITQLVLDPGFGFGKTVEHNFQLLAALPQFVQKGFPLLAGISRKSMLTKLLSIKKEEALNATTAANTHALLGGAHILRVHEVKEAVQAIEIFEAIKKFS, encoded by the coding sequence ATGACGAAGCCCGAAGATACGCACTTTAAGCTCACCGCAAACGGCCGGGTGCTTGCTTTGCAAAAGCCGGTGGTGATGGGCATATTAAACCTCACGCCCGACTCATTTTTCGATGGCGGGCGCTACACCACGGCCGATGCGGCGCTGGCCCAGACCGAGCGCATGGTGGCCGAAGGTGCGGCCATAATTGATCTCGGCGCGGTAAGCACACGCCCCGGCTCCCAGGCACCCGACGAGGCCGAGGAGTGGCGGCGTATTTACGAAGTGTTGCCCCTGCTTCGCCGGCGTTTCCCGCACATCTGGCTTTCGGCCGATACGTACCGGGCTTCGGTGGTGCAGAAAGCTGCTGCTGAGGGCATCGACATGATTAACGATATTTCCGGCGGCGGCATGGATGCGGCGCTGATGCAGGCCGTGGCACAAACCGGGCTGCCCTACATTCTCATGCACATGCAGGGCACACCCGCCACCATGCAGCACGAGCCACACTACAACAATGTGGTGGCCGAAGTGAGCCGGTGGTTCGATGAAAAAATCGCTATACTGCAAGCGCAGGGCATCACGCAACTAGTGCTCGACCCCGGTTTCGGATTTGGCAAAACCGTTGAGCATAATTTCCAGTTGCTGGCCGCACTGCCTCAGTTTGTGCAAAAAGGCTTTCCGCTGCTGGCCGGCATCTCACGCAAGTCGATGCTTACCAAACTCCTGAGCATAAAAAAAGAAGAAGCGCTCAACGCTACCACCGCTGCAAATACGCATGCGCTGCTGGGGGGCGCACACATTTTACGCGTACATGAGGTGAAAGAAGCCGTGCAGGCGATAGAAATTTTTGAAGCGATAAAGAAGTTCAGCTGA
- a CDS encoding outer membrane beta-barrel protein yields MKSVVRQLLLAAAFFASGTSAFAACDDSTKTYRYDRSDNYHFWEGLDIGMVGFANPQRTLGLPAGYEFLELDYARSHVFALNIWQHNFHIYRNNVNLVTGFGMEWNSYAFRNNASLIADTNRVAATIETRDYTKNKLKMFYVNVPLMLEFNTNNNNHHRSFHVAAGGLFSYNVFENRLKQEYEMDGQTQERKVKDDFNINPFRYGLTARIGYGEYTLFANYALSEVFRDNAGPSLNHYSIGLHINL; encoded by the coding sequence ATGAAATCAGTAGTACGCCAATTGCTTCTCGCTGCCGCCTTTTTTGCTTCCGGAACTTCCGCTTTTGCGGCCTGCGATGATTCTACCAAAACATACCGTTACGACCGTTCAGACAATTATCACTTCTGGGAGGGATTGGATATAGGTATGGTGGGCTTTGCCAATCCGCAGCGCACACTCGGTCTGCCTGCCGGTTATGAGTTCCTTGAACTCGATTACGCCCGTTCGCATGTGTTTGCATTGAACATCTGGCAGCATAATTTTCACATTTACCGCAACAACGTAAATCTGGTAACCGGTTTCGGCATGGAATGGAACAGCTACGCATTCCGCAACAACGCCAGCCTTATTGCCGATACCAACCGCGTTGCAGCAACCATTGAAACACGCGACTACACCAAAAACAAACTGAAAATGTTTTATGTGAATGTGCCGCTCATGCTTGAATTTAATACAAACAACAACAATCACCACCGCTCTTTCCATGTAGCCGCCGGCGGTTTGTTCAGCTACAATGTGTTTGAAAACCGCCTGAAGCAGGAATATGAAATGGACGGACAAACGCAGGAGCGCAAAGTGAAAGATGATTTCAACATCAATCCTTTCCGCTACGGACTCACCGCCCGCATCGGTTATGGCGAATACACACTTTTTGCAAACTACGCCCTTTCTGAAGTATTCCGCGATAACGCCGGCCCTTCACTCAACCATTACAGCATTGGTTTGCATATCAACCTGTAA